A single genomic interval of Pyrus communis chromosome 7, drPyrComm1.1, whole genome shotgun sequence harbors:
- the LOC137740961 gene encoding xanthohumol 4-O-methyltransferase-like encodes MQEEPEIEASLRGQADIWKYMFGFADSMALKCAVELRIADIIHSRRPSDGAPNSNPMIALSQIASCIAPSPDITYLTRIMRLLVRRNIFAVHHPSDGGEPLYGLTDSSRWLLHDAELSLAPMLVLQNHPCLMAPWHYFSRKVKEEGPCAFKMAHGLDIWDYASQNPEINKLFNDGMACNSRVVTKAILTCYEHGFDGVGSLVDVGGGTGSAVAEIVKAYPNIKGFNFDLPHVVATAPVYHGVSHVAGDMFEGNIPNADAVFMKHIMHDWSDSDCIKILKNCRKAIPEKSGKIIIVDVVLEPNGEGTLNDTRLIIDLVMIAHVSGGRERTENEWKKLLEEGGFPRHKVIKIPALASIVEAYPM; translated from the exons ATGCAGGAAGAACCAGAAATTGAGGCAAGCCTAAGAGGCCAAGCAGATATATGGAAGTACATGTTTGGTTTTGCTGATTCCATGGCCTTAAAATGTGCTGTGGAGCTACGCATAGCCGATATCATACACTCTCGTAGACCTAGTGATGGTGCCCCAAACTCAAACCCTATGATCGCTTTGTCCCAAATAGCCTCATGCATAGCACCCTCCCCAGACATCACTTACCTCACACGCATCATGAGACTTCTTGTCCGCCGGAATATATTTGCCGTTCATCACCCATCTGATGGTGGAGAACCTCTTTATGGTTTGACAGATTCATCAAGATGGTTGTTACATGACGCAGAGCTGAGTCTAGCGCCCATGCTTGTGCTGCAGAATCATCCCTGCCTAATGGCGCCTTGGCACTATTTCAGCCGAAAAGTCAAAGAAGAAGGTCCATGTGCCTTTAAGATGGCCCATGGGCTTGATATTTGGGACTACGCTTCTCAAAATCCAGAGATCAACAAATTGTTCAATGATGGCATGGCCTGTAATTCTAGGGTTGTGACGAAGGCAATACTCACATGTTATGAACATGGGTTTGATGGTGTGGGATCGTTAGTGGATGTAGGTGGTGGGACTGGAAGTGCGGTGGCTGAGATTGTCAAGGCCTATCCCAACATCAAGGGTTTCAATTTTGATCTGCCCCATGTTGTAGCCACAGCACCGGTGTACCATGGCGTGTCACATGTAGCTGGTGATATGTTTGAGGGCAATATTCCAAATGCGGATGCAGTTTTCATGAAG CATATTATGCACGATTGGAGTGATAGTGATTGCATCAAGATTTTGAAGAACTGCCGAAAAGCAATACCAGAGAAAAGTGGGAAGATCATTATTGTTGATGTAGTTCTAGAGCCAAATGGTGAAGGGACTCTGAATGACACACGATTGATCATTGATTTAGTGATGATTGCACACGTGTCAGGTGGAAGGGAGAGAACTGAGAATGAGTGGAAGAAGTTATTGGAAGAAGGAGGCTTCCCTCGCCACAAAGTCATCAAAATTCCAGCTTTAGCATCCATTGTTGAGGCCTACCCTATGTGA
- the LOC137740060 gene encoding uncharacterized protein, with amino-acid sequence MILDKGSMQSNLDCFLHCTTPVLRPQFLPKSEMRNLNRLWHPWEREKVEYFTLSDLWNCYDEWSAYGAGVPIAMDSGETLVQYYVPYLSAIQIFTSNSSVNSFREEAESGDCETRDSFSDSCSFESESDKLWRWDGCSSEDGGFEQDNLWHVNDRLGCLYFEYFERSTPYGRVPLMDKINSLAQRYPGLMSLRSVDLSPASWMAVAWYPIYHIPMGRTIKDLSTSFLTYHTLSSSFQDMDLEDDIGNNEQQKRKKGEGISLPPFGLATYKMQGNVWVSGNCGKDRERLMSLLSVADSWLKQLRVQHHDFNYFTAIRRGQCHYL; translated from the exons atgatttTGGACAAAGGGTCAATGCAATCAAACCTTGACTGCTTCCTCCATTGTACAACCCCAGTGCTCCGACCCCAATTCCTACCCAAG TCTGAGATGAGGAACCTCAATCGGCTATGGCATCCGTGGGAGAGAGAAAAGGTTGAGTATTTCACATTGAGTGATCTCTGGAATTGCTATGATGAATGGAGTGCTTATGGCGCCGGAGTTCCGATCGCCATGGACAGCGGCGAGACCCTTGTGCAGTACTATGTGCCTTACCTCTCTGCTATCCAAATTTTCACTAGCAATTCATCTGTGAATAGCTTCAG GGAAGAGGCCGAATCAGGCGACTGCGAGACTAGGGATTCGTTTAGCGATTCGTGCAGctttgagagtgaaagtgataAGTTGTGGAGATGGGATGGATGCTCTTCGGAAGATGGCGGGTTCGAGCAAGACAATCTCTGGCATGTGAATGATAGATTAGGGTGCCTatattttgagtattttgagagATCTACTCCCTATGGAAGAGTTCCTCTCATGGATAAG ATCAATTCGTTAGCTCAAAGATACCCTGGCTTGATGTCATTAAGGAGCGTTGATCTCTCACCAGCTAGTTGGATGGCTGTTGCTTg GTATCCAATTTATCACATTCCAATGGGAAGGACTATAAAGGATCTGTCCACATCCTTCCTCACTTACCACAccctttcatcttcttttcaag ACATGGACCTTGAGGATGATATTGGGAACAACGAACAACAGAAGCGTAAGAAAGGGGAAGGCATCTCTCTCCCTCCATTTGGTTTGGCCACTTACAAGATGCAAGGAAATGTGTGGGTATCAGGCAATTGTGGAAAGGACCGAGAGAGGCTCATGTCGCTATTGAGCGTGGCGGATTCTTGGCTAAAGCAGCTTAGGGTCCAGCACCATGACTTCAACTATTTCACAGCTATTCGGCGTGGCCAGTGCCACTACCTTTAA
- the LOC137739619 gene encoding photosystem II repair protein PSB27-H1, chloroplastic-like, with amino-acid sequence MISTRGTNPITAYSYKHSLSPPQSSLPPLPTMASPTLLTPTSKLKALPPIKSTKSTTTTTTTIPQPRRRQFLSFVAAAAVATLSSPAWLFPLTPAAFAASDEEYVKETEEIINKVRTTINMDRNDPNVASAVAELRETSNSWVAKYRREKTLLSRVSFRDIYSAINAVSGHYVSFGPTAPLPAKRKARILEEVETAEKALLRGR; translated from the coding sequence ATGATAAGCACACGTGGCACAAATCCAATAACTGCTTACTCCTAcaaacactctctctctcctccccaaTCCTCTCTTCCTCCACTCCCAACCATGGCCTCACCAACACTCCTAACTCCTACCTCTAAACTCAAAGCTCTTCCTCCAATCAAGTCCACCAAatccactaccaccaccacaaccacaatcCCACAACCTCGACGCCGCCAATTCTTATCCTTCGTGGCGGCAGCAGCAGTAGCAACTCTGTCCTCGCCAGCATGGCTCTTCCCGCTCACACCAGCAGCATTTGCCGCTTCGGACGAGGAGTACGTAAAAGAAACGGAGGAGATTATCAACAAGGTCAGAACGACCATTAACATGGATAGAAACGACCCCAATGTGGCTTCTGCCGTGGCGGAGCTGAGAGAAACATCAAACTCATGGGTGGCCAAGTACAGGAGGGAGAAGACTCTGCTCAGTAGGGTTTCTTTTAGAGACATTTACTCAGCAATCAATGCGGTTTCAGGGCATTATGTTAGTTTTGGACCGACAGCTCCGCTTCCGGCGAAGAGAAAGGCGAGGATTTTAGAAGAGGTGGAAACTGCAGAGAAGGCTTTGTTAAGGGGCAGATAA